In the genome of Malania oleifera isolate guangnan ecotype guangnan chromosome 5, ASM2987363v1, whole genome shotgun sequence, the window tttagggttttagaggaTGGAAGAAAGAGGTAGATTAGGGATTCTAAGATCGTTTACAAGATAGAAGGAGAAATGAGAGAAAGGGATTTGTAGAAGGAGAAGAGGGGGAAGAGAGTGAGCCATCTAAGATAGAGATTAGGGTTTGCTCGAAGGAAGAAGACGAAGAAACCCTAGGGTTCGTTCAAAAGGAAGAACAAAAAGAGAAGTGAGACGGGgagaagagggagagaggaaGAGTCTGTGAAGAGgatgtatgaaaaatgaaaaaaaaaaaaattcagtttaAGTATCGTACGCCCCGGGACCATAGGATTCTTACACGTGGCCTGTCATTGCCCATTCGATCAAGAGACCACGTGGCCTCCTAGGAACCGTTAGATGTGTGTTTTCTCTCAGCACACCAGATGAGGCCACGTCACCAATCCGTGCGTGCACAAGTCCACGCCATCAGATCTTTGCTTCTAGCGACGGCCAAGATTGCCCCGGCCTGGGCGACTCTTCGGACTCCGCTCCTCCACACGCTAGGTGACACGTGGGTCACATGTTCCCCACGCACACAGGGGCATGtgtggagttttttcccgttttattattaaaattaaataaaatattaaataatactcttactgggaaaatatttcccaaaatgatgttcacgtaatctcgcagcttggtgctgcaAGATTTAAAAATCTAGCGAATAAGAAACTGACATGTGGCACGGTGAtagagcaaatctcgcagcaccaagctgcgatATTTAAATGGCCAGCGAGTGAAAAGCAGACACGTGGCAAATCTAGCAGtatcatgctgcgagatttaagtgtctttattttctttcctttttctccaATAAAATCCTTTTAAAAAGGTAACattaacatattatatatttatatatatatatatatatatatatatatatatatactgatatgcccataataaatcacgctaataagggcaggtcaacgcctgtctcatactttctccaggtctgactttctgacgagtgattagctccgacctaataaagaggaggagagattcaCGCCAGCGCCCTTAAAAAccgagtaataggcgcacgcacttatggccgAAGAGCGATTCGCGTCCCCACGCAATAAATCCGAGCCAACcagcggtcaactcaagcccctataagtaggGATTGGGAGTACAGGCAAAGGTGAGTGACGtaacactattctactgttgcatttagccttcctaaaagccttcctcttacttaggcatcggagtggtcccctggagtacaccccgggtcctccaagtcttcattcttttcttctttcaggtcaacgagagtcgaaggagcatcccagcTATTTTTTACCCcacaacagttggcgccgtctatgGGAAATTACTTTTAGGAGGCGATATTATCTTGCTCTTGACTTTCAAACATTCAAGCAATGCCAACCTCACGCAATTCTACCTCCTTCCCTGATAACAAAGAACCATCCCAATCCATCCAATGGACCTCCGACTCATCTGGTGTCAGTAGGGATGAGTTCCTTGCCTtccagaaggaaatgaaggacatgctAAACCAACTCTTACAGCAGaagagtcaagaagggcacgTCCTTCCCCAACCGCAAGAGAAACCCAGCGCAGACAAACAAACAGACGAACTAAGGGAGAAGGAAGAGAAAACTCACCCCAgtaagaaggtagaagatgcaaatagcgtggatgtcaaccaacaaagatccaccgagctcgaggaaagaataaagaagatagattacatagagaagatgatgaaagagggcagaaccaaGCCCTACTATGGGGAAACATCCCTAAAGTGCGCGGAGTCTCCGTTCAGCAAAGAGATCATGGAAGCTCCATTGCCCAacagattcaagatgcccacctttgagagatacgaaggtttgtctgacctcattgatcacctggaaaatttcaaaatgttaatgcAGCTGCAAGGGGCTCCTGACGCCATCATGTGCCGAGCGTTTGCTACCACCCTTAAGGGTACCGCCAGAGACTGGTACCAAACCCTGCGACCAAGATCTGTTGGTTCCTTCCAAGGGATGGAGCAAATGTTCAtcggccacttccttagtagccggaGAGTGGCCAAAACAACAGGCCATCTAATGAGTATGGTGCAAGGGGACCGGGAGACTTTAAAGAACTTCATGCACCGTTTCAACACAGCGaccctagaaatccgcaacttGGACATGGGGGTAGCCTTGGCTGCCCTGACAACGGCTCTCCAACCCGGAAGTTTCTTATACTCCCTTGGAAAAAAACCGCCAGTGGACATGGGGGAGTTAATGATTCGAGCAGAGAAATACAtaaacctggaggagatgatggacacGAGAGGAAATCGTCTAGAGCGGAAAAGGAGAAACAACAGCAGAGAGCCTGGAGACACGTATAGATCTATAAAAAGGCACGAAACTAGTGCGCTGCAAACAGGTCAAAAGAATAgaggacagcacaacaagttctccacctacacacctctaaatgtaccgcgctcagagttgctgatgcagatcaaaaagaaggactacgtctcatggcctgaacctatgcgaacgcctctacataagcggaacatgtccaagttctgcgcattccatagggatcacggccacgacacagaagaatgcattcagctgaagaaagaaatcgaagtcctgataagaaggggacatctgtcaagatttgtcaagaaagaaaatccacaaagggaaccACTCAAGCAGAGGAGGCATGgcgcaaaagagaaggaagagcaagctattggggaaattgcggtgatcttcaGAGGATCCGCCAATGGAGGAGATAGTGGGACTgcacgcaaaagatatgctaaacaggtgctgacGATGGAAAAGGGGGAAACCAGTAGAAAATGAAACAAGAAAGGTGACGCCATAACCTTTGATAGCGGAGATGAAGAGGGAGTGCACCAGCCGCATGATGATGCACTAGTGCTCTCCCTACTCGTAGCCAATTACCTGGTTAGACGTATACTGATAGACAACGGGAGCTCGGCTAACATCATGTTCTAGTCGGTCTTGGTAGGGATGAAGATCGGCAAGGAACGACTGAAGCCCGTCTCGACCCCCTTGGTAGGATTTGGGGGAGACACTGTTCACCCCTTGGGAACCATCACGTTACCGGTGACAATAGGGACGACCCCGCAGCAGGTAACAACGTTGACAGAGATCCTGGTGGTTGACCGACCTTCGGTGTACAACGTCATCTTGGGTCGTCCTTTCCTTAACGCAGTTCGAGCGGTAAcatcaacataccacctcaaagtTAAGTTCCCTACACCACAAGGGATAGGATATGCCAAAGGAGATCAGGCCGCGGCCcggagttgctatgtaatggccttgaaagggaagatggaggccaAAGAGGCTCTAACGGTGGAAGACCTGGAGGTCAgaggagagtatccccagatcagTACATTACACGAAGATATCAACCACATACCACTGCAAGGCCATCAGGAGAGAAGTATACAGATCGGGAATCACTTGCCCGACACCTTGAAAGCGGAGTTGACTGAACTCTTGGATGAATTCTCTAATTTGTTCGCATGGTCGGCAGCAGACATGCCCGACATCGACCCTGCTGTTATAGAGCACAGGTTGCAGGTCAACCCCAACTACCGACCTGTAAAACAGAAAAAAAGGAACTTCGCGATGGAGCGGATCAAAATAATTGACGAAGAGGTGATGAAACTGTTGCAGGCCAACTTCATCCGAGAAGTGGACTACCCCGAGTGGCTGAGCAATGTGGTCCTGGTCAGGAAGCCCAATGGAAAGtggcgcacctgcatagacttcacgGACTTGAATAAAGTGTGCCCAAAGGACAGCTTTCCTCTCCCTCAAATTGATCAGCTAGTGGATTCGACCTCGGGACACGAGCTCCTCTGCTTCATGGACGCTTACTCGgggtacaaccaaatccctatgagtccGGCTGATGAGGAAAAAACTTCTTTCGTCACCGAGAGGGGTTTATATTGTTACCGGGTGATGCCCTTCGGCTTAAAAAATGCAGGGGCCACATATCAGAGACTagtgaacaagatttttaaagaatAGTTCGGAAAAACAATGGAAGCTTACGTAGACGATATGTTGGTGAAGAGCAtggaagcagggcaacattgtaaagatCTGAGGGAAACGTTCGAGCTCCTCCGCCGGTACCACATGAGGTTGAATCCCACGAAGTGCGTGTTCGGCGTTTCTGCAGGTAAATtcctgggctttatggtgactcacAGAGGTATAGAAGCCAATCCAGATAAAATACGAGCGCTGCTGGAGATGGAAGCTCCAAGGAcaaaaaaggagatacaagttctgaccggaaggatagcctccctcagtagATTTATCTCCTGCTCAGAggacaaaggcttacctttctttagagcactgcggaagaagggaggattcgaataGGGGGAAGATTAGGAGGTAGCCTTCGAGCAGCTTaagcaatacctcggatcccctcctctcttgacaaaagcaaagaatggggaagacctctatctatatatagcttcCACGGAGAATGCCGTCAGCTCGGTCTTGGTCCGGGAAGAGGGTAGAAAGCATCAGCCTATATATTACACAAGTAAGGTGTTAAGTAGCGCCGAGAAGAACTATTGTACGGTGGAAAAAgccgccttctccatcatctgtgcagcgcgcaaattaagaccctattttcaagcccatagggttgtcgtgttaacaaacctgcccatgagacaaattctacagcgACCGGAGAGTTCGGGAAGAATGACGAGGTGGTcgatagaattaagtgaattcgaCATACAGTATCAACTGAGGCCCGCGGTCAAGGCTCAGGTACTTGCGAATTTTACAGCAAAAAGGCTCCCCGAGTCATCCACCAAGTCGGAGGAGTGGACATTGCACGTTGATGGGTCCTCTAATGCTGCTGGAGGGGGAGCCGGATTCATACTTTCTGACCTGGAAGGCAATGAAACTCTCTTCGCCCTAAAACTGGAGTTCACAGCAACCAACAACGAGGCGGAGTACGAAGCCCTTTTAGCCGGCCTGCGACTGGCagaagcattaggggtggcacagatcaaagtactgagtgattcccagctggtggtagagcaacTCAAAGGAGAATTCGAAgctagggatccaagaatgaagaaatatctctcCAAGGCAAGAGAGTACATAGAGGCATTCGTCCAGTTCGACATAGAACACGTACCGAGAGCAGAGAATAAAAAGGCGGACGCACTCGCGAAGTTAGCCTCAGCAACCGGTTCGGAATGGAAAGACACTATCTATCTTGAACGCATAGGGAAACCCTCGTACGAGGAGGACAGAATCAACTCAGTGGCGTCCGTATTCAGCAAGGACGATTGGAGAGCGTCCTTATTCCTATACCTCCAGGACGGATCCTTACCAGAAGATAATAAGGAGGCTCAAAAGGTGAGGAGGAAAGTGGCAAGATATACGTTGATGGGCCGGGAGCTCTACAGGCGATCCCTGACATTGCCCTACCTTCGATGTTTAAGTTAAGACGAAGGGGAATACGTACTAcgggaaatccacgaaggagtatgcggaaaccaccttgccagtagagctctagctcacaaagctatgcgacagggattttactggcccacaatgaagAAGGACGCGGTCGAGCTCGTCAAAAAATGTGACAGATGTCAAAGGTGCGCAGTGGTACCACACGCACCCTCTAGCCTACTCTCCCCTCTAACCAGTCCTTGCCCTTTTGCTCAGTGGGGGATAGATATCCTCGGACCTCTTCCATAGACGACTGGCcagaaaaaattcttgttggtagcaatagattatttcactaagtgggtagaagccgaacctctagccaccataacagagcggaaTATTACACGCTTCGTGTGGACTTCATTGGTTTGCCGCTATGGCATTCCCTCGGTGATAGTTACAGACCACGGGAAGCAGTTCGACAACGACcgcttcaaaaagttctgttcggacctatctattaagcttctcttcgcgtcagtggcgcacccccagagcaatggacaagtagagaacatgaatTGGACGATTCTGCACGGACTGAGGACCCGACTCGAGTCCATGCAAGGTAGATGGACAGAGGAACTCCCTTCCCTTATATGGGcgtaccacaccaccaagagagcagCAATAGAGGAAACCCCGTTCATGCTTGTCTTCAGCGCAGAAGCAGTCATCCCAGCAGAGGTGGGTATACCCTCTTGGCGAAGGAAATACTTTAACGAGCAGACCAACAGTGAGGAGCTCAGGTCAGAAATAGACCtactggaagagagacaggatcaggcgagtttaaaagttgcagcgtaccagcagagggtagcaaagtactacaacaaCCGCGTCAAAATACGAAATTTCCATCCAGGAGACTTAGTCCTGAGGAAGAGGCGAATAAACCCGTCCGAGCAggggtcgcacaagttaaagcctAACTAGGAGGGCCCATACAAGGTCACAACAGAGATAAAACCCGGaacatacaagttggaagatgtaggggggaaagaagttaagaacacatggaactctgaaatgttaaagaaatactattCTTAAGAACCGCTTCTTGCAGCGCTGTAATAAAAGTGTCTCTTACAAAAGTTGCACTACATCAATAAaggatgaaaaattcaaaatacatattCGGTTCCTACAAACTAATTTTCTTTGCTCCCCTCTCCaacttcctcctcctccccttcttcatcctcttccagATCCTCCGCAGACTCGGGGCTCTCTTCGCCATAGCCATGAGAGCTTACACCATCAAGAGGAATCTCGGGATGTTTAGTCCTTACTTGATCACGACACCTCCTGAATCCAACTCGATAAGCTTTAGAGGTGTCGATAACAAATTGGTTGGAGTCTTTGTATTTCTTCACTGCAGTTCGGGAAGCAGAAGCAGCAGCAGTAGCTTCTCGGGCAGGAAgttcctccctacgaaggcgATCGACCTCTGCCTGCAAAGCCTGCTCGCGGAGCTCGGCCTCGTGCAGTTCGTTCTGAGCGAGAACATATTTTTCCCGTGCATCGAGTGTCTGGCGATACATCTCCACGACTTTCTCCTCCTGGGCCAGAGCCATCGTCGCTAGCTGTGGAAAAATGCAAAGTATGGAACAGTTAGCAAGAGTAGgcataagtaaaaaaaaaaatataaagcaagtaaagtagaCACCTGGTACGAAGTATGGCGGATTTTCGCCGAGAGAGCGTCAGGAAGGGTACATTGGGCCTGCACAAAGTCCTCAGCGTGCACAGCCCGACGAAGAGCAAAGGCAGAACGGGTCGGCTCGTGAAAAATGGCTTCAACTTGAGCCTGCGAGTGCGTAGGAGGAGCAGCACGGACCTCGTCAGTGAGGGCGCCGGAGTCACCTACTGCAGGGGCTTCCCTTTGAGAGGATTCTCCTTCgacctctcttctcttcttcctactcctactcaccctttgctttCTAGCTTCTCCCATAAGCGATTCATACCTAgtgaagtccatatctgcgaGTATATAAGAGAAATGGAGTAAGAACACCCACAGTAAAGATAACACCTGAACgtacacatacacataatcaggggagagaatgacttgaggaaacggggctgattCCCTATTGCAAAAGGACACGCTCctggagcagctcctcatgagggataatacccCGTTCACCGAGGGTACGAAGTTCTTTCAGGGTGGCCTGCTCTTCGGGGGAAAGTCTGGGGAGGAGAtggcgcacccgaactacaaGAGAAAAAGGGGTGAAAGGAGAAAAAAATGGGTTAGACGGATAACCTACTTGTAAGCCCTGAAAAAGAGGGTGGAGAAAGATAAcaacgttaccatcaagaggagaagaccagacaaaggagcctgtgtaattcaactc includes:
- the LOC131155865 gene encoding uncharacterized protein LOC131155865; protein product: MEAYVDDMLVKSMEAGQHCKDLRETFELLRRYHMRLNPTKCVFGVSAGKFLGFMVTHRGIEANPDKIRALLEMEAPRTKKEIQRPESSGRMTRWSIELSEFDIQYQLRPAVKAQVLANFTAKRLPESSTKSEEWTLHVDGSSNAAGGGAGFILSDLEGNETLFALKLEFTATNNEAEYEALLAGLRLLVVEQLKGEFEARDPRMKKYLSKAREYIEAFVQFDIEHVPRAENKKADALAKLASATGSEWKDTIYLERIGKPSYEEDRINSVASVFSKDDWRASLFLYLQDGSLPEDNKEAQKVRRKVARYTLMGRELYRRSLTLPYLRCLS